TCTATTGCCCGCTGGATTAGAGAAGTCATTTCTTTGGCATATTCAGTATCCGGTGTTTCTCCGCCTGTCTTTTTGGGAGCCCATTCCACGAGAGCGGTGTCCACTTCCTGGGCTGAGAGAGCCAGTGTATCCATAGAACAGATATGTCGTGTGGCTACCTGGTCTTCTCCCTCTACTTTCTATAAGCACTACAGGCTTCTACTCAGTTCTGTTTCTGATCTACTTTTTGGCACAAAGGTTTTGGAAGCCGTTTTCCACCCTTGAGTTATCTCTGTAATCTCTccctaaggtgctgtcgtggggtaataacatagaaaaaattaggctgggcataaattttttttaaatagatggttcagcaaaaaacggaacggatacggaagacatacggatgcatttccgtatgtgttccgtttttttgcggacccattgacttgaatggagccaagaaCCGtgacttgcggacaagaatgggacatgttctatcttttcacggtacggaaatactgaaacagaatgcacacggagacacttcagtttttttttttgctgaaccattgaaatgaatggttcagtatatgtaccgcatactgaacaaacaaaaaaacggccagtatactgaacgcaaaatactgtcgtgtgcatgagccctaagggtcaaTCCACGCATAGATTATGTCTGGCTTTTCTGCAGACGGTGTGTATTTGTATGTATAAAATGTGCAGTAtttgcagattttctgtttattTTAACAATTAAGTCCTAGTCTATGGGTGAAAACCAGTATACATAAGGAAGGAGGTGAAAAGgtaaactggtttagttgcccatagcaaccaatcggattccacctttcattttaaggAGCTCTTTTGGAGAAAAtaagtgaaatctgattggctgctatgggcaacaaagacggcgctcctttgcaccagttttgatgaatctcccccaaGGTGCGGATCCGCACAAGCGAATGATATGCATTGGATTTTAAAAGCCCCACCGCAAGTGAATTgctgtatgtaaaaaaatatgcaaaatgtaCATGACATTTAGCAAGGCCTCATActcacaaccgtatgtattttgctgcccccaaaacacggatccacaaaaaaaaaaaaaagattacgtTTGTGTtacatcattatttttttttttttatgtggctccattgtaacaatgcctgtccttgtccacagaataggacatgttctatttttttgcggaacagacttgCAGACATATGGATACAAAATGCGCACAGTCATTTCCATTtctttgcggccccgttgaaatgaatggttccacatacgggccgcaaaaaacggacactgacaaaaaaaaaactaaaaacatttgtgtgctTTATTAAGCCGTACATTTGTTGATTTCTAACCttaatctgttttcccttagtcccaaCAGCAGCATGAAAATTTGGTACTTCTGCGCCTGTGTACTGGTAGCACAGATGGAATTTTTAATTTAATCAAATTACTATAATTAgccctattttcattttttatttgtccTCCCCAGTTTCCAATAGCCAgaaccttttttaatttttccgtttacataaccatatgagggtttattttttaaTGCCACAGTTAAATTGATCACGTCTTGTAttgaaaaaaaatgggaaatataATTCTTTGTGGGgtcaaattgaaaaataaaaattccggcaaggttttgggggttttgacatcacagcgttcactgtgtgctaaaagTGACATCCTTATTCTGCTGCTCAACATGTTTTCGGCGAtgccaaacttgtatagttttttttttttttattacttaaaagaaaaaaaaaaaaaacacttgaaaaaaaaataatcaaaattttctttgcaCCGCCTTATTCTAACAGGTAAAACttttatatttcggtctacagagctgtatgagggcttgttttttgcagaatgaactgtagtttttattagcaTAATTTTTATAGTATTTATGgtatgtacgactttttgatcactgttattaaattttttaggggggggggggggagatgacaaaaaaatggccaaTCGCGTTCCTCTTATGTTACGATGTTCACTGCAAAggaaattttatattttaatagttcagacattttcggccACAgtgatataaaaatatttaaacaataaaaaaaaaaatatatacgtacaaATGGAAAATGGGAGTgattcaaacttttttttgtttttatttaataacttttaGCGCCCTGATCTGACACGCTCCCTGCTGAGCTATACTTCATGCACAGTGCAGCAGGGAGCTCACCATGGCAGCTCTTGAAGGCTTCAGAAGTGtccaggctgccatagtaactAATTGGAGCCCCGTGATTTCACTGTAGGTGCgccgatcggaaggcagagggacccagatccctctgccttacctcacagatgctgCAATTGGTGATGATCATGGCATCAGAGAGGTTAAATGATGGGGCTTGCCGCGATCGCCGTTCCCCCGTCATTGCGGCTGGGTGTTTGCACCCACCATTTATGGAGTGAGCTCACTGcagcagcctgctccatacaattgCGGGCACATAatgacatacatgtacggcattatACATTAAGGGGTTAGAGAGCCCTGAACGTATACATAAGGATACCTAGCCAATTCCTACCACGTGTTTATTATAAAGAAGTAAcatacttaggcccctttcacacgacctagtattccacgtgggtgcaatgcgtgatgcaaacaTATTGCgtccgcacggaatccggacccattcatttctatggggctgtgtacatgtgcgttggttttcatgcatcacttgtgcgttgtgtgaaaatcccagcgtgttctatattctgtgatttttcacgcaacgcaggccccatagaagtgaatggagctgcgtgaaaatctcatcgcatccgcaagcaagtgcagattcgatgcatttttcacagatagttactaagagatgttgtttgtatacattcagttttttatcacgggcGTGCAAtccgcgataaaaactgaatgcgatcgcaggcaaaactgaatgactttgcctgcgaaatcgcgcatttttcactgaatccattcacaacgcatccggacctaagcTGCACAATAATGGGGAACTAACAAGAAGCATCCCCATAGGGAGGGCCCTCGTGTGGTGTTACTCACAGAGGGCCACAAAGAAGTCTCTTCTGAGAACCGTAAATTCAACAACCAGTGCAACCTACATGCGAAAACCTGATCCACAAGCAAAGCATCTGTCCaagtccacacaggacagaaaaaaCACACGTGTTAAGAGGGGCTAGGTAGCCTTACATAGGCTCAGGGGTCTCATTAATTAGCAATTTGattcatttaaaaataaaaataaagcgcCCTACTGGTACACAGGGGGCAGAAATACAGCATTGTGCTGCTGGTCAGGAAGTAAAGTGAGCAACGTGGAGGTTGTCATTAGTGTTCGGTGAAGCGAGCTGCAGATGCATCATCCAAAGTTGCTTGTTCCAAACTTCGGAAAAATACTGCACGGAGATCCgtctcagtacagtattagaatgtatgggctccgatgagcagaagttagttattcacaaagtcgcatgtgactttgttgaataacttcggtagtttatttttaaagttgaaaaccactttaaaacttgaaactgaactcggCTGTACTGATCCcaagttccatcctgtattatactccagagctgcactcactattctgctggtgcagtcactgtgtacatacatgacttatcctgtactgatcctgagttccaatcctgtattatactcagagctgcactcactattctgctggtgcagtcactgtgtacatacatgacttatcctgtactgatcccaagttccatcctgtattatactccagagctgcactcactattctgctggtgcagtcactgtgtacatacattacttatcctgtactgatcccaagttccatcctgtattatactccagagctgcactcactattctgctggtgcagtcactgtgtacatacattacattacttatcctgtactgatcctgagttacatcctgtattatactccagagctgcactcactattctgctggtggagtcaatgcgtatatacattacttatcctgtactgatcctgagttacatcctgtattatactccagagctgcactcactattctgctggtggagtcaatgcgtatatacattacattacttttcCGGAGTTAACTTCTACATCAGATGACTGTACAGATCATGGTGCAAACATGCAACATCCCAGGATGCAAATTACCAGAGCAAAACCTGCAGACCCTGAACTAGCAGGGGATGCAGAGAGATTTCTGTCATCCATGTACAGAGTGACTCAACTatataatcattggtgggcagccATTTTGAGTAAGGGTTTCTCGCCCACCCACATGAGGTACAGTTGTCCTTAGATACGTCCTATACCTTTATTCCCTTGATCTTTATTCCTCTGGTGAAGCTATTGGGGGTCATGGACGTTCAGTGAATATAATCCTTGTCCTTAACCATTTCCTCTCCAGCTTCATTCAGCAAAACAAAGACTGAAAAAAAGTGAATTCAATTTGCAACAATGTAATTTCTTTGCTTTCTGAAAATGTATGTAAAACATAACGAGACAAAATTGCCATTCACACGTCTCAGGAAGAAGAACGAGCTTTATTATCGTTACCCCTCGAAGTCGGGAGGGTAAATGGATGGACCGATTCCCCTGATGGCGAGTTACAATCAGTGCAAGCGGCTGTGGTCACATCACAGCCAACAGGAAGTCCCCGGGTTACCGTCCCCACAGTAGTTTCCACTCAGCAAGGTGACCTACCCCTTTAAGGCGTATCTGTAGCCACACAGGGGAAGCTGTTTAATCGGTTTGACCTATTTAGGACCTAGgtctgcaactacaactcccagcagctcTTTTAGGGCACGATGAGCTCTGTAGCCATAAAACTTGCCTTCGGCCATAGGGAACCCATATGATCCAAGTCCATCTAGATCACGCCTTTGCATTGACTGCTTGGCATGCACCTCTCTGTGACTAGACGGCGCGCTAACGCTTtccacctggggggggggggcacaaagtgCGTTCTTCTCTGCATAGTACATAACCGCCCCGGAGCCTCCACCACAGGTAGAGTGTCATCTACAACAGCTTCAGCTTTGGAATTAAACAGTGTGCAATAAATCTCTTTTATTAATAGTATTACACAAAACTGATAAATATTCTGGCAGACTTGTGGATAAGTTACGAGGAGATCCGGGCCCGGTCCAGCTCCTCCTGTCTGGGCTGCCAGCATCTCGTTTAATAGGGCGCTAATCCTCCCCTAAttttgcagaattttttctgcGTGTGCAGAGTGATCCTGGCGAACCAGCCTCTGCTGCCGCAAGGCTCCGGCGAGGTACAAGCTGCACCCAAGGTGGCGGACAGCGGCATTACAGTGTTACTATGGATATAGCAATCAGTATGGACGGGGCACGGGGTGAAGGAAGGCATGAGGTGTAGTGAACGGGACTAGGAGAGTGAAAGAGCAGAcaaccctcctcctccctctctttcAAATCAGGCAAACGTATATAAATTTAgcctaaaatacattaaaaaaaaaataaaaaattacacaaatACTGTCACCTCCTTCAAACAAGAATGACCTAgacagtaaaaacaaaacaaaacaaaaagaagaACAAAGGTCCCGATATTCAAGTATTTCAGGATTCCTGCACCTCTAGCAAGCTGGGCACAGAGGTCTACAAAGAAGAAAACCCAGtgcaaaaaaacattaaaaataaagggcGAGGCCGGGCGCCTGGAGTTACGAGGAGCTGCTCCCCGGCCCGCATTCCAGGTGACAAAAGATATTGGAATGTGATGCAAAGGAATCCGGATTCTTGGAGATCGTTGCAGGACTACAGTACAGAGTGCAGAGTGACGAGGAGGGAATTTTTGGAACGAGCCGGCCCCTTTTGTTTTTTTCCGATGCTGGAGAACAGGGAGCTCAGACGGGGCGAACGTCAGACACACTTGCTTCATACAGTTTTTAGGcacttgaatttttttattttttttggctggTGTAAGCCCCCAGTTGAAGTCGGAAACCAGTTTGGCAGCTTGTACTGGCCATTGTACAGCTGGTTTTCTCGgttttaagaaaaataataattaaaaaaaaaacgacaacATCTTCCCACATTTCCACCTGGGACAGGTTTCAGGGATCTCAGGCGTTGGTCTGGGTTTAGTTTTTCTTGGCTTTGCCGTTCTTGGCCTTGCCGTTCTGGTGCACGGCTCCGTTGGAGGAGATGGTGGCCTTGGGCAGGCGTCGTCCTTTGGTGTAGGCCTGGTACCAGAAATTAGAGAACAGAATGAAGAAAACGGTGCCGTAGATCCAGATGAGGTGGACGAAAATGGGGAATTGGTAGTCGCAGGAATCCATGAAGTAATACTGAGTAATGTGGATAGAGACCAGGACAAACTGGATCTGAGAGACAAAACAGAAGCGGGTGAGAACGCGCCGATGACGTACGATGATGAGCTCAGGTAATAGCGGTCAGTGCTCTTACCAGCTGAATGGCCGTCATGTGTTTCTTCCACCATAGAAACTTCTGGAATCGTGGGCCAGCAGCAGACAGACCGTAGTAGAAGTACATGATGACATGGACCATGGAGTTGATCATGGCGTGGAAGGAACCCATACCCCCTGTGTCGAGAAGAGATCAGTCAGAAGAAGAACAGAAGAGATGGACTCACAAGATCAAGATGGATGTCTGGAGTCCTCACCTGGACCGAACTTCACCCCCCACCACCAGCTCCAGGGCAGAACAGAGTGATGGAAGATGTGCAGGAAGGTGATCTGACCGTTCTTCTTCCTCAGGACAAAAAAGACCTGCGGCACGAGAAGACAAGAGGTACAAACTGAGAAACGTGGAGCCAAGGAGCTGCTGTCCTGGAGACTGGCGGATCGCAAATGCATTAATATCCCAAACCAGAGCATCTATAACTTGTGGGACTCTaaccactcccatcatctataacACCAATATGTGGGACTCCAGCCATGGTGTAACAACCACTCCCATTGCTAGGTTGGGGATCCACAACTGTGGTGGAAGAACAACTCCCATCATTAATATTCCTAGCCCAGTGATCTACAACCTGTGGTAGAACAACTCCTCCCATCATTAATATACCTAACAAAGAGATCTACAACTTGTGGTGGAAGATCGACTCCCATCATTAATAACCCTAGCATCTATAACATGTTACACTCCAGCTGTGCTGGAACAACAACTCTAATCATGAATATACTTAGCTCAGTgatctacaactcccatcatgaatATCATAGGTCAGGGACCTACAACCTGTgacctccagctgtggtgcaacaaCTACTCCCATCATTTATATCCCAATAATATTTTtaacctgctgctctgtgctgcaACTACCACCCCCATCATGCCCAGGAATAACCTAAACAGCTGGCCTCTCATTTCTTATCCTCCTTTAATTAAAGGGGCGGAGGTGACAAGTTTTGGACTTGTGTCCTATCCACACAATAGAAGATAAccatctgatcagtggtggtccgtgACCTCCTGTAGTGGTCGAGCATGCCCGCTGTGGCTTCCTTCATCTCTATGGCCCTGCTGGAGATTGTGGAACGTGGGATGAACGTAGCAGTAGCACACGTCCACGACCATCGCTCCATCCatagagagagaggggagggggggggggggggcaggtacccCCCACCAGTCAGACTTATTTCTGATCTTGTGCATAGGAGATAACTTGAAATCTCTGCACAAACCCCTTCACGCCATGACGTGTCTTTCTCTAGGTAATATGGCGGTACTCACCGTATCAAGCAGCTCTATAAACTTGGAGAAGAGGAAGAGCCAGGCTACCTGCACCATCTAAGGAGAAGGAAACACAAAGAACCCCATTAATCTCACCGCAGCCATGTCTGACACCtagtgatacattgtaacaaccaAAACATGTCCATGGGGTTGTCAGACAGCAAGTCCCTAGCAACCAGTCAGTCCCAGATGACTCGGCTTTAatttaaggaggacctgtcaccccTCCTGATGCGAGTAATTACTACTTGCATCCTCCATGTAATAAGAATTtacgttatgaatgaattgctagaagtttgcaatgaaggtccacctgggtgttaccagttgagggtgtgtccctgcacagtctgacattatccaaccTGTGCAGCCAATGCAGGGGCATAGCAAGGGAGTGGCAGACGGGCGACCAGCAGTTCATttccgctccctgcttcactgttctgctggtctCCGCGTCTCTTTTTGCGCTGCTTGCCGTGGGAAGAGCGCTGGAAGCCCCGGAATCGGCCTCCTGCACAGCCAGCACGGTGTGCGTGTGGGAGCGTGTCCAGCGGCTGGATGTGCCgaccatcagggaagaaggtaagtatttgtgggtttttattttctttcatggagagggcactgggggccacaaggagaccatAGATACAGTGAGGGGGTACAAACTGTGGTCATACCTACTGTGACGGgaacaaaagtgggcataactacagtgagggtcacaatgtgggcattattactgtgtggttgcactaaTGCCCCAGATTACCCTGTCATACATTGGGATGGCTCGGTCTTACAggaccagcacagcgccccctactggggacagtcaccatcccttccttatgcgATTATTATTTTCTCTCTATGACCACAGCAACCTTGTTCCGGATCCAGCAGACATCACGCCgccgccagcgacaccctggatgagtaTGGGTACCGCCGTGTACTCTATGATAGAGTTTATTAGGTGGGACTGGGCGAGTATAGGTATGCACTGGGTGGAGTTAAAAAAAGTGGCttagtgtaataaaaaaataaaaataaaaaaaataattgcgtgCTGCTTAATTGCCCCTCCTTATGTAAATTTGAGTGGCatgtaggggggggggagcacttcTTGAATCCTTGACCCGGGTGCAGGAACACCTAGCTACACCGCGggccaatgtcagactgtgcaacgAGACACctacaactggtaacacccagttggaccaTCATTACATACTGATAGTAATTCATGcacaacttctagcaggaataattgaggaatggtacaacatagagccatatgaatagatgctccagaattattatcgcatggggaatgcaagttgttactaaaacagacgtgtcaaagagaggtgagaggtcctccTTAACGCAGAGTTGCCCCCCAGGAGGCCTGACAGGatttgattccccccccccccccccatctatgaGGGTGCTCATATCCATCAGAGCCCTAAGCGGAAAACTGATCTGTCAAATGGTTCttaaggaggacctttcatgggtttgtagtaagtgagataaGTATCTGTACCTGCGGCGTACCCCCCGctatgctgccaccctgccctttttttttttaacccaaataGCGCTCCTGCGCCCCGTTATGGCCCCCTGCAAATTTCGCTCTCAGTATGCCAATACTGAGCactggagcaatggggaggagacgcagtcCTCTGTGGgggtctccttctcccctgtgagctgtccaatcgcagagcgtcacagccagggagaaaaaaaaaaactcctggacagctcacaggggagaaggagacccccacagagaaagactgcgtctcctccccattgctccagtgctcagtattagcatactgagcgcgaAATTTGCAGGGGGCCATAACGGGGCGCAGGAGCGctatttgggtaaaaaaaaaatggcagggttGCAGCATAGCAGGGGGTACCCCGCAGGTACAGATACttatctcacttactacaaacccatgaaaggtcctctgaaGCCGATTAAAGAccacatccccccaaaaaaaaatgtatttggccTTTCGTCGCACAAGGGCAACTTTCCCCCAGAAGTTACGTGACATCTGTTGGTATCGGCCGCCATTCGTTCGTTTGACCCCAAGTCTATGGGCTCCATAAAATAATTTGATGCGGATCCTTTATAAAAACACTGGGGTCGATTGAGCGCCACCTAATGGCTGACGGACCAGCAAAGAGTGATTCCCTGCCCCCCTGGGGCGGGGCGGGGGTGGACGGGAGGGTCCTGTTACGGGTTACCACGGCTGGAGATCATCAAACATCTCCCTGTGTTTGTAGAGCAAAGTTCAGCAGGTGGCGGCAGGTGGCACCATCTCCGGCGGAGGGGGAGGGCGTTGTTAGGGTCACTAAGGGACTATGGATTTCCTGGCGTTCTCACCTGCGGATGATCAATAATTGCCGCCGTGCCAGGCTACGCACAATCCCCTCACTCACCCGCAGAGCCATCGGTGAATCGGAGACGTCCACGGGGTCGCAGCGCCAGGTGTATCCGGTCAACCAGCCCGACATGAGGAACTGCGACAAAGAGAGATAAATGCACAAGGATCGTTTAAACTTCGGCGCCGCAATCGCTTTATGGGCGCTGTAAACGTTATCGCAGACTGATAACCACAAGGTCTGCTCCCTGTCACATCCTGTGACATCATGAGGAGCGAGAGACCCGTGACCAGGGCGTAATGGAAAATcctaaaaaaacttttatattCTACAGTTCAGTTCCACTGCTTGCCGTCAGTGAATGGAAGACTGCTTATATCCATGAGGGTGAAAACCTGTCCTGATGCAATACTCTTCACAGCTCAGGGTTTGTTACAAGTGTATTCAGTCCAGACCACCCTCTGAACAGCCTggactgcactgatacattgtgacAAACTATCAGCACAGGAGAGAGATTCATGCTGCTGACGCTACTGGTTCAGAGGACTGGACCAGGCTGGATACACCTGTAACAAACCCCCAGTTGCAAGAGGCATTATGAAAAAACAGGAACgcctgtgtggcgaaaccaacctcgccacagtgttttggagggggctgtttgccagcctcctacCCTGGGATTacggtcccttaagttattgggtcttaaggcacttgggacggagccctctgtccctggattgcatcctctgccttacttgcttggatgaagcacatggtgagaacaatagatagcggccattttagctcacagacactgttctgacttttccacacggggctatcttgcctgtatttggtgcacagagacatcattcagtagtttgaaactaccaaacaggggacacatttattagtgactattttcggtataacttgtatattttcagtgtaactgtatcttccaaactactgaacagatgtgggtgaattttggatatgtggttcacccagatcccccggttccgaggatatattggttatggggttattgcatgttttggggttcctgtgatatgttttataaaactgtatttctctgcctttgataattatattcgcccttgtgttcaaataatcatcatcggcagaggggaggattttgtgtgggtgtgtttctattgtcccattgtgtgtttaaagaggacctttcacctaaaaaaaaaaattgaaactaagactatagcgttacttacatgcccccatgatttcttgaacgttaattcttttttcattctgtgcccccgtttgtccgctatgccccccggaataattcccgccgtctatgctaatgagccagcctcaaatgggctggctttaaaagttctcccggtcgtcctagtgtgaggagaagcagctcggagacaccgttcgtggagtatattgagggcaacgctagtacccgtacagcgcccctggctacagcaggatggaatcggctagtcttcgaacagcgttccactacgaggaggatgatgacccggactggagggatgcagtccggaaaggcgtctggcacaaggccctggaagatgtacagcgtcggcggggcgag
This Bufo gargarizans isolate SCDJY-AF-19 chromosome 7, ASM1485885v1, whole genome shotgun sequence DNA region includes the following protein-coding sequences:
- the ELOVL1 gene encoding elongation of very long chain fatty acids protein 1 yields the protein MEVLSGWWQRYEELMKGADARIGHYPLMHSPFLPAAILLGYVYFVLSLGPRLMANRKPFDLKPLMVVYNFSLVALSAYIVYEFLMSGWLTGYTWRCDPVDVSDSPMALRMVQVAWLFLFSKFIELLDTVFFVLRKKNGQITFLHIFHHSVLPWSWWWGVKFGPGGMGSFHAMINSMVHVIMYFYYGLSAAGPRFQKFLWWKKHMTAIQLIQFVLVSIHITQYYFMDSCDYQFPIFVHLIWIYGTVFFILFSNFWYQAYTKGRRLPKATISSNGAVHQNGKAKNGKAKKN